CGCGTACGAGAAGGCTACGGACGAGCGCCACGCCCTGCCCCTCGGTCGCAGCCGTGATCATATCGCTCAGGTTGTCGAAGCGTGGACCGCGGTCCACGACACGGCGGCGGGCGCCGGCAGCGGTGAGCCAAGCCGGCCAATACTCGTGCCTGGCATCGGCATCGCGTAACAGAGGCAGACCGAAGATCTCGTCGACGCTCTCGAGAGGCTGCGACACGAGATCGGGCCGGCAGACCGGAAAGACATTCTCGCGAAACAAGAGCTCACAGCTGACGCCGCGCCAGCGGCCGCCGCCGTAGAGAATGCCGAGATCGGCGCCGCAGGTCTCAACATCGGAGGGCTCGAATGCCGGATAGATCGAAACGTCTATGTCGGGATAAAGCGCGTGGAACAAGGGCAGTCGCGACACGAGCCAGCGGGCGCTGAGCGAAGGGACCACCGCGACGGCCAGCTCACGCGGCCGCGCATCGCCGTGCATGCGATCGGCCGCCTCGCCAATCAGGTCCAGGGCCTGGCGCACCGCCGGAGCAAACAGTTCACCGGCGCTCGTCAAAGCAAGACGCCGAGGCAGCCGCCTGAAGAGCGGCCTGCCCAACGCGCTCTCCAGCAGCTGAATCTGCTGGCTCACCGCCGACTGTGTGATGTTGAGCTCGCGAGCTGCCGCCGTGAAGCTTCCGAGGCGCGTCGCAGCTTCGAACGCTCTCAGCGTCTGCAACGGTGGGAGGCGCGACATCCTGCCAATCCATAAGCAATCCTAATGCAGCTTGATTAGGAATTGCCGTTTGTCAAGGCAAAGAAGTTCCGTTGCTATGGCAACGAGCCGGCCGTAACACCCACTGCAACAGGCCGAGTTCCGCCGAAAGAGGCCTTGGAATGAGCTCCCTTACGCGCTTCGATGTTGCGGTGATCGGCGGCGGTGTCATGGGCTGTGCGGCAGCTCGCGCGCTCGCCCTGCGAAAGCAGCGCGTCGTGCTCTTCGAGAAGGCCCATCTCGGTCATACAGGTGGCAGCTCGCACGGCCGCTCGCGCATCATTCGCCTCGCCTATGCCCATACCGCTTATATCGCGCTCAGCCGCGCAGCCTATCCTGCCTGGGAGCGGCTGAGCGAGGAGGCGGGCGAGCCGCTCATGCGCATCACGGGCGGGCTCGATCTGGCCTTCGCCCCGGTGGAGTCGTGGCACGAGACGGCGAGAGCCATGACCGCCGCCGGCGTTCCTTACGAGGTCCTCGACCGAGACGAGATCGCGCGCCGCTTCCCGCAGTTCCGCCTGCCCGAGGGCACGAGAGCCCTCCTGCAGCCAGATGCCGGCGTGCTCCATGCGGACCGCTGCCTGCACGCGCTCGCCGCGGCTGCACGGCGCGCGGGCGTGAATCTCCGGGAGCACGAGGAGGTCCTGTCTATCAAGCCGCTTGCAAACGGCGTCGAGCTGCAGACACCGCAAGCGGCTTACGGTGCCGATCGTCTGGTGATCGCCGCAGGCGCCGCGACGGACAAGCTGCTGCAACCGCTCGGTTGCACATTGCCGATCAGCGCCTCCAAGGAACAGGTCGTCTTCTTCCGTCCGCACGACCCGGCACTTCACGGTCCCGATCGCTTGCCGGTGTTCATCTTCCATTTGGGCGGCCGGCGCCTCGCCTCCGGTTTCCCGCTCCTCCGCGAGGACGGCCTCAAGCTGATGATCGAAAACAAGCGTCCGGCCCTCGACGGCGACAACGCGATCGATCGAGCGCTTCTCGAACGGCTGAAAGCCGAGGTCCGGCGTATCCTGCCAGGCCTCGACGCCCAAGCCGCCCGCGCGGAAACCTGCCGCTACACCCTCACGCCGGACGAGGACTTCATCCTCGATCGCCATCCTGCCTATCCGCATGTCGTGATCGCCTCGCCCTGCTCGGGTCACGGTTTCAAGTTCGCCCCGCTGTTTGGCGAGGTGCTGGCGGACCTCGCCATGGACGGAACGCCTTCGATCGACCTCGATCTCTTCCGCATCGATCGGCCGGCGCTCCGCCCGTCGGCTCGGAGCGCAACGGCATGAGTCTGCACGAGCCCATCACCGACCCGCACGGCACGACCGCTACCGCCATCGTGGGATCTGCGGGACTGGAGGCGATCCAGACGAGCCTTACAAGAGAAAGAAGGGGAGAACCATGAAATCGCGATTTCTCATTGCGGTCAGCCTCATCCTGGCGATTGCCGCGCCAACTGCAGCGCGCGACCTTGAAGCAGTGAAAGCATCCGGTACGATCAAGATAGCGACCGAGGGCGCCACCCCGCCGTTCAACTTCTTCAAAGGCAAGGAGCTCACCGGGTTTGACGTCGAGCTCGGCAATGCCATCGCCGAGAAGCTTGGGGTCACGCCGGAATGGGTGACCCTCTCCTTCGATGCCCTTCTCGTCGGGCTCGGACAGGACCGCTACGATCTCGTCGTCGCAGGGCACGGCATTACGCCGGAGCGGCAGAAAGCCGTCGACTTCAGCATCCCCTATGTCTGCAGCGGCGCTGCCATTGTCGCCAAGCCGGGCGGTGCCCAGACGGCCGCCGACCTCCGCGGCAAGGTCGTTGGGGTGCAGGTCGGCACCACCTATCTCGCGGCCGTGCGGGAGGTGCCTGGCGTGAAGGAGGTGAGGACGTTCCCGAAGGATACCGATGCCCTCCAGAACTTGCTCGCCGGTCGCACCGAGGTGTGGATCTCCGACAAGCTCACTGCCCTCGATGCCGCCTCCAAGAACCCCGAGGCGAAGCTCGCGATCGGCGATCTCCTTTATGAGGAACGCTACGGCATGGCGTTCAAGAAGGGAAATGACAGCCTGCGCAACGCGGTCAACGACGCACTCGAGCAGGTTTTCGCGGATGGCACCTACGCCAGGATCTCCGAGGGCTATTTCAAACGTGACATCCGCTGCCCCGATTGACGATCGGCGATGGGCGGATCAGGAGGGCGCATGTCATCACCACCAGCGTCTCTTCCCGCACGGGCGAAGCCTTCGGTCGGCGCGAGGCTCCACGATGAAACATGGACAATGGTCGGCGCACTAGCCGGCCTCCTCGCCGTTCTCTGGGGCTTGCCCTTTCCGCTCGCTCTGATGCCCGAACCGATCGGACCGGCGGCCGTGCAGTTCGGCGAGGGCGCGCGCATGACCGTTCTCCTCACGCTCACTTCTGGCGGCGTCGGGCTTTTGGTCGGCATTGCGGTCGCGCTCGCTCGGCTTGCACGGCAGCCATGGCTGCAGCACGCGGCGGGCTTATACGTCTGGATCATGCGCGGGACGCCGCTCCTCGTTCAGATCCTGTTCGTCTATTTCACCCTGCCGGCGCTGCTGCCGGGTTTGGAACTCTCCGGCTTCTGGTCGGCAGTGCTGG
This genomic stretch from Rhodoligotrophos defluvii harbors:
- a CDS encoding ABC transporter substrate-binding protein; translation: MKSRFLIAVSLILAIAAPTAARDLEAVKASGTIKIATEGATPPFNFFKGKELTGFDVELGNAIAEKLGVTPEWVTLSFDALLVGLGQDRYDLVVAGHGITPERQKAVDFSIPYVCSGAAIVAKPGGAQTAADLRGKVVGVQVGTTYLAAVREVPGVKEVRTFPKDTDALQNLLAGRTEVWISDKLTALDAASKNPEAKLAIGDLLYEERYGMAFKKGNDSLRNAVNDALEQVFADGTYARISEGYFKRDIRCPD
- the solA gene encoding N-methyl-L-tryptophan oxidase; translated protein: MSSLTRFDVAVIGGGVMGCAAARALALRKQRVVLFEKAHLGHTGGSSHGRSRIIRLAYAHTAYIALSRAAYPAWERLSEEAGEPLMRITGGLDLAFAPVESWHETARAMTAAGVPYEVLDRDEIARRFPQFRLPEGTRALLQPDAGVLHADRCLHALAAAARRAGVNLREHEEVLSIKPLANGVELQTPQAAYGADRLVIAAGAATDKLLQPLGCTLPISASKEQVVFFRPHDPALHGPDRLPVFIFHLGGRRLASGFPLLREDGLKLMIENKRPALDGDNAIDRALLERLKAEVRRILPGLDAQAARAETCRYTLTPDEDFILDRHPAYPHVVIASPCSGHGFKFAPLFGEVLADLAMDGTPSIDLDLFRIDRPALRPSARSATA
- a CDS encoding LysR substrate-binding domain-containing protein; amino-acid sequence: MSRLPPLQTLRAFEAATRLGSFTAAARELNITQSAVSQQIQLLESALGRPLFRRLPRRLALTSAGELFAPAVRQALDLIGEAADRMHGDARPRELAVAVVPSLSARWLVSRLPLFHALYPDIDVSIYPAFEPSDVETCGADLGILYGGGRWRGVSCELLFRENVFPVCRPDLVSQPLESVDEIFGLPLLRDADARHEYWPAWLTAAGARRRVVDRGPRFDNLSDMITAATEGQGVALVRSLLVRDDLRAGRLERLFATEIPARYAYYLVWPKNARELAAGRAFRDWIIQKMTEMA